The proteins below come from a single Prochlorococcus marinus str. MIT 9215 genomic window:
- the gatB gene encoding Asp-tRNA(Asn)/Glu-tRNA(Gln) amidotransferase subunit GatB, with translation MKNFESWEAVIGLETHVQLNTKSKIFTSASTAFGDEPNTHIDPIVCGLPGTLPVLNETVLEYAVKTSLALNLNVAEHCKFDRKQYFYPDLPKNYQISQFDEPLAENGWLEVEIIEKDKKPYIKKIGIERLHMEEDAGKLVHSGSDRLAGSKYSLVDYNRAGIALCEIVSKPDIRSGKEAAEYASEIRRTVRYLGVSDGNMQEGSLRCDVNISVRKGPNAPFGTKVEIKNMNSFSAIQKACDYEIARQIEVYENGGKIFQETRLWDEAKQLTKSMRMKEGSSDYRYFPDPDLGPIEITKAQKEIWLKELPELPSKKRNKYVSEFGLSAYDARVISDEINMANFFEETVANGAEAKLVSNWVTSDIMGYLKANKLTFTDLKLSSENLAEMISMISNNNISGKIAKEILPELIQKNISPKKLVEEKGLAMISDSSSILPIIDELITEHPDEVQAFRNGKTKLLGFFVGQLMKRTKGKADPKLANKLLAEKLNS, from the coding sequence ATGAAAAATTTTGAATCTTGGGAAGCTGTGATTGGTTTAGAAACTCATGTACAGCTTAATACGAAAAGTAAAATATTCACATCTGCTTCAACAGCTTTTGGTGATGAACCTAATACGCATATAGATCCAATTGTTTGTGGGTTACCGGGAACTCTTCCAGTTTTGAATGAGACTGTTCTTGAGTATGCTGTCAAAACTTCGTTAGCATTAAATTTAAATGTTGCAGAACATTGTAAATTTGATAGAAAACAATATTTTTATCCTGATCTGCCTAAAAATTATCAAATTTCACAATTTGATGAGCCACTAGCTGAGAATGGCTGGTTAGAGGTTGAAATAATTGAAAAGGATAAAAAACCTTATATTAAAAAAATTGGGATAGAAAGACTACATATGGAAGAAGACGCTGGAAAACTTGTCCATTCAGGTAGTGACAGATTAGCTGGTTCTAAATATTCATTAGTTGATTACAATCGTGCGGGCATAGCACTTTGTGAGATTGTAAGTAAACCAGATATTAGATCAGGTAAAGAGGCAGCTGAATATGCTTCAGAGATTAGAAGAACAGTTAGATACCTAGGAGTATCAGACGGAAATATGCAAGAGGGTTCATTGCGATGTGATGTCAATATTTCAGTTAGAAAAGGACCTAATGCTCCTTTTGGTACAAAAGTGGAAATAAAGAATATGAATTCATTTTCTGCAATTCAAAAGGCTTGTGATTATGAAATAGCAAGACAAATAGAAGTTTATGAAAATGGAGGAAAAATTTTCCAAGAAACAAGGTTATGGGATGAAGCTAAACAATTAACAAAAAGTATGAGAATGAAAGAAGGCAGCAGTGACTATAGATATTTCCCTGATCCTGACTTAGGACCAATTGAAATAACAAAAGCCCAAAAAGAGATATGGTTAAAAGAACTTCCAGAATTACCTTCCAAAAAAAGAAACAAATACGTAAGTGAATTTGGCTTATCTGCATATGATGCAAGGGTAATTTCTGATGAAATTAACATGGCAAACTTTTTTGAAGAAACAGTAGCTAATGGCGCTGAGGCCAAACTAGTTTCAAATTGGGTAACAAGTGATATTATGGGTTATTTAAAAGCAAATAAACTTACTTTTACTGACTTAAAACTTAGTTCTGAAAATCTTGCTGAAATGATTAGCATGATTTCAAATAACAATATCAGTGGAAAAATTGCAAAAGAAATTTTACCTGAACTAATTCAAAAAAATATTTCTCCGAAAAAATTAGTTGAAGAAAAAGGATTGGCTATGATATCTGATTCTTCAAGTATTTTACCAATCATTGATGAACTTATAACTGAACATCCAGATGAGGTTCAAGCATTTAGAAATGGTAAAACTAAATTACTTGGTTTTTTTGTTGGTCAACTGATGAAAAGAACAAAAGGTAAAGCTGACCCTAAACTTGCAAATAAACTTCTTGCAGAAAAATTGAATAGCTAA
- a CDS encoding AAA family ATPase, with protein MFITVCGQKGGVAKTCTSIHLASVWHSEGKQVCIVDADKNRSALAYASRGNLPFPVFPVSSAAKASRSSEIVITDGQASSDQEELKHLAYGSDLVILPTTAKARSVELTVELANLLSELKVNHAVAIVKVDFRQQKAAQQAKAALKNFGLFVFDKFIPLLSAFDKAEATGNAVFEAVDDLGRSDPRRMTGWSAYCSIASQIPCLISKPSSDTNKFNNQQPISA; from the coding sequence TTGTTCATTACCGTTTGCGGACAAAAAGGGGGTGTGGCTAAGACCTGCACAAGTATTCACCTTGCTAGTGTTTGGCACTCTGAAGGTAAACAAGTTTGCATAGTCGATGCCGACAAAAATAGATCTGCATTAGCATACGCATCAAGAGGCAATCTTCCATTTCCAGTTTTCCCCGTCAGTTCAGCTGCTAAAGCATCAAGATCATCAGAAATTGTAATAACTGATGGCCAGGCTAGCAGTGATCAAGAAGAACTTAAACACTTAGCGTATGGTTCAGATTTAGTTATCTTACCTACAACTGCAAAAGCAAGATCAGTTGAATTAACTGTTGAACTGGCTAATTTATTAAGTGAATTAAAAGTTAACCATGCAGTAGCAATAGTAAAAGTTGATTTTAGACAGCAAAAAGCGGCGCAACAAGCGAAAGCAGCGCTAAAAAATTTTGGTTTATTTGTTTTTGATAAATTTATACCCTTACTTTCAGCATTTGACAAAGCAGAAGCCACGGGTAATGCTGTATTTGAAGCTGTAGACGATTTAGGTAGATCAGATCCTCGTCGCATGACGGGCTGGTCTGCTTATTGTTCAATTGCCTCACAAATTCCATGCCTGATTTCGAAGCCCTCATCCGACACCAACAAATTCAACAACCAACAACCAATCAGCGCTTAA
- the speA gene encoding biosynthetic arginine decarboxylase translates to MTNFEPKKLKKNWTIEDSISTYEIDKWGDKYFSINSKGNISVTKDINSEKKIDLFKLVRELKSREINTPLIIRFNDILKDRINALHDAFLKAIKTYKYKNIYQGVFPVKCNQQKNVLEKIIEFGSPWNFGLEVGSKSELLIGLALLENQNSLLICNGYKDKKYIEIATLARKLGKNPIIVIEQKDEVNRIIEAVQDLNASPLIGIRAKLSSKSSGRWSKSVGDNSKFGLSIPEIMSTIKELKEANLINEMRLLHFHIGSQISDIAVIKDALQEASQIYVELFKLGAPMKYIDVGGGLGIDFDGTKTSSNTSTNYSLQNYANDVIATIKDSCELNNIEHPTIISESGRAIISHCSVLIFNVLGTSHVSSKLKIYDDKKQSLIISNLIETFYELKKLKNKKINLSQIIELWNDAKKFKEDCLVAFRLGFLSLAERAYAEELTWACAKEIANNLNNDEINHPDLFEITETLASTYYANLSIFKSIPDCWAINQIFPIMPIHRHLEEPFCKGNFADLTCDSDGKLNSFINNGKIKSLLNLHEPEQDKDYLIGIFMTGAYQEALGNLHNLFGNTNVVHIDINQNDSYKVKNIIKEDSKSEILQLLDYSSASLVESIRINTEAAIDQKKLTIEEARKLIDQIEISLRKSSYLSE, encoded by the coding sequence TTGACCAATTTTGAGCCAAAAAAATTAAAGAAAAATTGGACTATTGAAGATAGCATTTCGACTTATGAAATTGACAAATGGGGGGATAAATATTTTTCTATTAATTCCAAAGGGAATATATCAGTAACCAAGGATATAAATTCAGAAAAAAAAATTGATCTTTTTAAGCTTGTAAGAGAACTCAAAAGCAGAGAAATAAATACACCATTAATCATAAGATTTAACGATATTTTGAAAGATCGAATAAATGCATTACATGACGCTTTTTTAAAAGCAATAAAAACCTATAAATATAAGAATATTTATCAAGGAGTTTTTCCTGTTAAATGTAATCAACAAAAAAATGTACTAGAAAAGATAATAGAGTTTGGTAGCCCATGGAATTTTGGTCTAGAAGTTGGCAGTAAATCAGAATTACTAATTGGCCTTGCACTTCTTGAAAACCAAAATTCACTACTAATATGCAACGGATATAAAGATAAAAAATATATTGAGATTGCTACTTTAGCCAGAAAACTTGGTAAAAATCCAATAATAGTTATTGAACAAAAAGATGAAGTCAACAGAATTATTGAAGCAGTACAGGACCTTAACGCAAGTCCTTTGATAGGGATTAGAGCAAAGTTATCAAGTAAAAGCAGCGGTAGATGGAGCAAATCTGTTGGAGATAATTCCAAATTTGGATTATCAATCCCAGAAATTATGTCAACAATAAAAGAACTTAAAGAAGCAAACCTGATAAACGAAATGAGATTGCTTCATTTTCATATTGGAAGTCAAATAAGTGATATTGCTGTAATCAAAGACGCCTTACAAGAAGCTAGTCAAATATATGTTGAACTATTTAAACTAGGAGCTCCGATGAAATATATCGACGTTGGGGGTGGATTAGGAATAGATTTCGATGGTACTAAAACTTCATCTAATACCTCTACAAATTATTCTCTTCAAAATTATGCTAACGATGTAATTGCAACCATTAAAGATTCATGTGAATTAAATAATATTGAGCATCCAACTATAATCTCAGAAAGCGGAAGAGCAATAATTAGTCATTGTTCAGTTTTAATTTTTAATGTCTTAGGAACAAGCCATGTAAGCTCCAAACTAAAAATTTATGATGATAAAAAGCAATCATTAATCATTTCAAATCTAATTGAAACTTTTTATGAACTAAAAAAACTTAAAAATAAAAAGATAAATCTATCTCAAATAATTGAACTATGGAATGATGCAAAAAAGTTTAAAGAAGATTGTTTAGTCGCTTTTAGATTAGGCTTTTTAAGCTTAGCAGAAAGAGCTTATGCTGAAGAACTTACCTGGGCTTGCGCAAAAGAAATTGCTAATAACCTGAATAATGATGAAATCAATCACCCTGATCTGTTTGAAATTACAGAAACTCTTGCATCAACTTATTATGCAAATTTGTCTATCTTTAAATCTATTCCCGATTGCTGGGCAATCAATCAAATTTTTCCAATAATGCCAATACATAGGCATTTAGAAGAACCATTCTGCAAGGGAAACTTTGCAGATCTAACTTGTGATTCAGATGGAAAACTTAATAGTTTTATTAATAACGGAAAAATTAAATCATTACTAAATTTACACGAGCCAGAGCAAGATAAAGATTATCTAATTGGAATTTTTATGACTGGAGCCTATCAAGAAGCATTAGGCAACTTACACAATTTATTCGGCAATACAAACGTAGTTCATATAGATATAAATCAAAATGATTCATATAAGGTTAAAAATATTATTAAAGAGGATAGTAAATCTGAAATTTTACAATTATTAGATTACAGTTCAGCTTCTTTGGTGGAATCTATAAGAATTAATACTGAAGCAGCAATTGATCAAAAAAAATTAACTATTGAAGAAGCAAGGAAATTAATTGATCAAATCGAAATAAGTCTCAGAAAAAGTAGTTATTTATCAGAATAA
- the coaE gene encoding dephospho-CoA kinase (Dephospho-CoA kinase (CoaE) performs the final step in coenzyme A biosynthesis.), producing MNILQKSKNNQRRIGLTGGIASGKTTITNYIRKHKNIPILDADDLSRELIKPNTYGYKKILNYFGNEIIDNKNNSGKAINRKLLRNIIFKHSESKEWIEKLLHPLIKEKMIKECSQYKNNQTIVLVIPLLLEAKFEDICTEIWLVKCPKELQKKRLISRDKVCEEEAYESINQQLSFEEKRKFADVILDNSDDQNKWIKTIRELL from the coding sequence ATGAATATTCTTCAAAAATCAAAAAATAACCAAAGAAGAATTGGTTTGACAGGAGGAATTGCCAGTGGGAAGACAACCATAACTAATTACATAAGAAAACATAAAAACATTCCAATACTAGATGCAGATGATTTATCAAGGGAATTAATCAAACCAAACACATATGGCTATAAGAAAATTTTAAATTACTTTGGAAATGAAATAATTGATAATAAGAACAATTCAGGAAAAGCAATAAACAGAAAACTTTTAAGGAACATTATTTTTAAACATTCAGAAAGTAAAGAATGGATTGAAAAACTACTTCACCCTTTAATTAAAGAAAAAATGATAAAAGAATGCAGTCAATACAAAAATAATCAAACTATAGTATTGGTTATTCCATTATTACTTGAAGCAAAATTTGAAGATATTTGTACTGAAATATGGTTAGTTAAATGTCCTAAAGAACTACAAAAAAAAAGACTAATATCAAGAGATAAAGTTTGCGAAGAGGAAGCATATGAATCTATAAATCAGCAATTAAGTTTTGAAGAAAAAAGAAAATTTGCAGACGTTATATTAGATAATTCAGATGATCAAAATAAATGGATCAAGACCATAAGAGAGCTTCTTTGA
- the argJ gene encoding bifunctional glutamate N-acetyltransferase/amino-acid acetyltransferase ArgJ, with amino-acid sequence MSQLDSNWSFVYDSRLTPKGFLFAGISAGLKASNKKDLALILAPEGSVFSGMFTQSIVRASCVHICEERIKTTSGFLRAILINSGQANACTGNLGIQHFQIATEKIAALLGIKEEEVLMCSTGVIGVPIQINNLVKNLPKLVSDLKSNNFQNTAEAILTTDSTSKKVLIETIIQGRKIKIAGFAKGSGMIYPNMATMLAFLTCDAGIQKEEWDRMIAIAVKKSFNAISVDGETSTNDSFVGINAGEKIEKRFFPIIQQGIDIVCQNLAKNIARDGEGANCLLEVLVKGTKNTDDAIMLAKSICNSALVKTAIHGCDPNWGRIISAAGNSGVKFNLNDVDLFIGNAQILKKGKLNKYDPKKVTYYIKSRMKGRYLVDDIVKIMINLNSGESKGTAWGCDLSKKYVEINSEYTT; translated from the coding sequence TTGAGCCAGTTAGATTCCAATTGGTCGTTTGTTTACGACAGTAGGTTAACACCTAAGGGGTTTCTATTTGCCGGGATATCTGCTGGTTTAAAAGCTTCTAATAAAAAAGATTTAGCACTAATACTCGCTCCAGAAGGGAGTGTTTTTAGTGGGATGTTTACTCAATCAATAGTTCGCGCTTCTTGTGTGCATATTTGTGAGGAAAGGATTAAAACAACTTCAGGTTTTCTACGAGCAATACTAATTAATTCTGGACAAGCAAATGCATGTACAGGAAATCTTGGAATTCAGCATTTTCAAATTGCTACAGAAAAGATTGCAGCGCTTTTAGGAATAAAAGAAGAAGAAGTTTTAATGTGTTCAACTGGTGTAATTGGTGTTCCAATACAAATAAATAATTTAGTAAAAAATTTACCGAAATTAGTTAGTGATTTAAAGAGTAATAATTTTCAAAATACAGCAGAAGCAATCTTAACTACTGATTCGACTTCGAAAAAAGTTTTAATAGAAACGATTATTCAAGGTAGAAAAATAAAAATAGCAGGATTTGCAAAAGGTTCAGGAATGATTTACCCAAATATGGCTACAATGCTTGCTTTTCTAACCTGTGATGCGGGTATTCAAAAAGAAGAATGGGACAGAATGATTGCTATTGCGGTTAAAAAATCTTTTAATGCAATATCAGTTGATGGAGAGACAAGTACAAATGATTCTTTTGTTGGAATTAATGCAGGAGAGAAAATTGAAAAAAGATTTTTTCCAATTATCCAACAAGGGATTGATATTGTATGTCAAAACTTGGCAAAAAACATTGCAAGGGATGGAGAGGGAGCAAATTGTTTGTTAGAAGTTTTGGTTAAAGGAACAAAAAATACTGATGACGCAATTATGCTCGCAAAATCTATTTGTAATTCTGCCTTAGTAAAAACTGCGATACATGGTTGTGATCCGAATTGGGGAAGAATAATTTCTGCTGCAGGCAATTCTGGAGTTAAATTCAATTTAAATGACGTTGATTTGTTTATAGGTAATGCTCAGATCTTGAAAAAGGGCAAGTTAAATAAATATGATCCAAAAAAAGTCACTTATTATATTAAGTCCAGAATGAAAGGTAGATATTTAGTTGATGATATTGTAAAAATTATGATTAATTTAAATTCTGGTGAATCGAAAGGTACAGCTTGGGGGTGCGATCTTTCTAAAAAGTATGTTGAAATAAATAGCGAATATACCACCTAA
- the thiO gene encoding glycine oxidase ThiO yields the protein MTQETKKSILIIGGGLVGLSIAYEFSRNNFKVLVLSKNRNESAGFVAAGMLASHAEGLEDELLKFGQESQSLIPKWIKSIEQDSNIKCGLKKCGIVVPFKNKKDLEEFPTYKYGKYLNHKDLQTEINGINSIWKHGLLFEQDGQIDNRRRLMRALERACSLHGVEFQEGSEVEDLTLENNKIIGATVLCATGELKKISCERAIICSGAWSKKIFHKIPVFPVKGQMLSIQGPTNFLKRVIFGPKTYLVPRDDGLIIVGATVEKESKFNKGNTHNGIKQLQEGITSLLPEAINWPQMEHWWGFRPCTPDLKPIIGKSKIKNLFIATGHYRNGVLFSAITSDLLLKIVQKKSLKEIEKSFLEKFSLNRFEI from the coding sequence ATGACGCAAGAAACAAAAAAATCAATATTAATTATTGGCGGTGGACTTGTAGGTTTATCTATTGCTTATGAATTTTCTAGAAATAATTTCAAAGTTTTAGTTTTAAGCAAAAACAGAAATGAATCAGCTGGATTTGTTGCTGCAGGAATGTTAGCATCTCATGCTGAAGGACTCGAAGATGAATTACTAAAATTTGGCCAAGAAAGTCAAAGTCTAATTCCAAAGTGGATTAAAAGTATTGAACAAGATAGTAATATTAAATGCGGTTTAAAAAAATGTGGCATAGTAGTTCCTTTTAAAAATAAAAAAGATCTTGAAGAGTTTCCCACTTATAAATATGGAAAATATTTAAATCACAAAGATCTTCAAACAGAAATTAATGGAATAAATTCTATTTGGAAACATGGTTTACTTTTTGAACAAGATGGTCAAATAGATAACCGAAGAAGATTGATGCGTGCTCTTGAGAGAGCATGCTCCTTGCATGGAGTCGAATTTCAAGAAGGATCAGAAGTAGAGGATTTGACATTAGAAAATAACAAAATTATTGGTGCAACAGTTTTATGTGCCACTGGGGAACTAAAAAAAATTAGCTGTGAAAGAGCAATTATATGCAGTGGTGCTTGGAGTAAAAAAATTTTTCATAAGATTCCAGTCTTTCCTGTGAAGGGACAAATGCTATCAATACAAGGTCCAACAAATTTTTTGAAAAGAGTTATTTTTGGTCCAAAAACTTATCTAGTTCCACGTGATGATGGACTTATTATCGTTGGAGCGACAGTTGAAAAAGAATCAAAATTTAATAAGGGTAATACTCATAATGGAATAAAACAACTGCAAGAAGGCATTACCTCATTATTACCTGAAGCTATTAATTGGCCACAAATGGAACATTGGTGGGGATTTAGGCCATGCACACCAGACCTTAAACCAATAATTGGAAAATCAAAAATTAAAAACCTTTTTATAGCTACAGGACATTACAGAAATGGGGTTTTATTTTCTGCAATAACAAGTGATCTTCTTTTAAAAATAGTTCAAAAGAAAAGTCTCAAAGAAATAGAAAAAAGCTTTTTAGAAAAATTTAGTTTAAATAGATTTGAGATTTAA
- the ndk gene encoding nucleoside-diphosphate kinase has product MTKERTFIAIKPDGVQRGYVAEIIGRFEKKGFKLVGLKQLIPSKDLAQNHYGVHRERPFFGDLVDFISSGPVVAMVWEGEGVILSARKLIGATKPLEAEPGTIRGDLAIDIGRNIIHGSDGEDTAKFEIDLWFNEEELCEWETSDAKWRSEN; this is encoded by the coding sequence ATGACAAAAGAGAGAACCTTTATTGCAATTAAACCAGATGGAGTTCAAAGAGGATATGTTGCTGAGATTATTGGCAGATTTGAAAAAAAAGGATTTAAATTGGTTGGATTAAAGCAATTAATCCCCTCAAAAGATCTTGCTCAAAATCATTATGGTGTACATAGAGAAAGACCCTTTTTTGGAGATTTAGTAGACTTTATTTCAAGTGGTCCTGTTGTAGCAATGGTGTGGGAAGGCGAAGGAGTTATTTTGAGTGCAAGAAAACTAATAGGTGCAACAAAACCTCTTGAAGCCGAGCCTGGAACAATTAGAGGTGATTTAGCTATTGATATTGGGAGGAATATCATTCATGGTTCTGATGGAGAAGATACTGCAAAATTTGAAATTGATCTATGGTTTAATGAAGAGGAACTATGTGAGTGGGAAACTTCTGATGCGAAATGGCGATCTGAAAATTAA
- the alaS gene encoding alanine--tRNA ligase — MTSRLIKKIITGDEIRNAFLKFYSEKFHKIIPSASLVPDDPTVMLTIAGMLPFKPVFLGLKERPSKRATSSQKCIRTNDIENVGVTARHHTFFEMLGNFSFGDYFKREAIQWAWELVTKIYKLSSENIIVSIFHEDEESEKIWIEEIGINPDRIVKLGEKDNFWSSGKTGPCGPCSELYYDFNPEKGLKYVDLEDGDRFIEFYNLVFMQHNRDSNGKLTDLKFKNIDTGMGLERMAQILQKKSNNYETDLIFPIIQKASKISSINYFSSDERTKISFKILGDHTRAVIHLISDGVSASNLGRGYILRRLLRRMVRHGRLLGIKKEFLSDIASVGIKLMENNYPDLKNNNELILSEIKIEEVRFRETLERGEKLLDEIISSGQKLISGFKAFELYDTYGFPLELTEEIAGENNIKVDIEGFQREMDAQKERAKAASSNIDLTLEGSLEREIDLFNKTIFNGEDCLDSEAKIQGIFLDSNLVKKASEGQRVQIVLDQTSFYGESGGQVGDNGIICSTDAEILVDKVVRKKNVFLHDGIVKNGIFTVGQTIKTVVNPAKRVRASANHTATHLLQSALKEVVNKNVSQKGSLVAFNKLRFDFNASKPVSEDQIRKVESLVNSWIIQNHPLVIKNMPKREALEKGALAMFGEKYGDEVRVVDVPGVSMELCGGTHVKNTSELGCFKIISEEGISAGVRRIEALSGQSAFDYFSERNFLVNKLSDLLKANPSQLFDRVNNLQSELINKNKEIQKMKDEIAYFKYSSLHSSAEIVNSFSILVNQIDGLDGDSLQSAALNLTSQLGNKSLVILGGIPNPENRKLLFVVSLGDEAVKIGLHAGKLINEIARICAGGGGGKPNFAQAGARDIDKLDFALDYAKNHLQKSLESYSDK; from the coding sequence ATGACATCTCGACTAATTAAAAAAATAATTACTGGAGATGAGATAAGAAATGCTTTTTTAAAATTCTATAGTGAAAAATTTCATAAAATCATTCCAAGCGCATCTTTAGTCCCCGATGATCCAACGGTTATGCTCACAATTGCTGGAATGCTACCTTTCAAACCAGTTTTTTTAGGTTTAAAAGAAAGACCATCAAAAAGGGCTACCTCTAGTCAGAAGTGCATTAGAACAAACGATATAGAAAACGTTGGAGTTACAGCAAGACATCATACTTTTTTTGAAATGCTTGGAAATTTCTCTTTTGGAGATTACTTTAAACGAGAAGCAATTCAGTGGGCTTGGGAATTAGTTACTAAAATTTATAAACTTTCTAGTGAAAACATAATTGTAAGTATCTTTCACGAAGACGAGGAGTCGGAGAAAATTTGGATAGAAGAAATTGGCATTAACCCAGATAGAATAGTAAAACTTGGTGAAAAGGATAATTTTTGGTCCTCTGGAAAAACTGGTCCATGTGGTCCTTGTTCTGAACTTTATTATGATTTCAATCCTGAGAAAGGCTTGAAATATGTTGACTTAGAGGATGGAGATCGTTTTATTGAATTTTATAATCTTGTGTTTATGCAACATAATCGTGACTCTAATGGAAAATTAACAGATTTAAAATTTAAAAATATAGATACGGGAATGGGTCTTGAGAGAATGGCGCAAATTCTGCAAAAAAAAAGCAATAACTATGAAACTGATTTGATATTTCCGATTATTCAGAAGGCCTCTAAAATTTCTAGTATAAATTATTTTTCTTCAGATGAGAGAACTAAAATCTCTTTCAAAATTCTCGGTGATCATACAAGAGCCGTCATACATTTAATTTCTGACGGAGTTTCAGCAAGCAATCTTGGAAGGGGATATATATTAAGGAGGCTTCTCAGGAGAATGGTTAGGCATGGGAGATTATTAGGAATAAAAAAAGAGTTTCTATCAGATATCGCAAGTGTAGGAATTAAATTAATGGAAAATAATTATCCAGATTTAAAAAATAATAATGAATTAATATTGAGTGAGATAAAAATTGAGGAAGTAAGATTTAGAGAGACTCTTGAAAGGGGAGAGAAATTGTTAGATGAGATAATTTCTTCAGGGCAGAAATTAATTTCTGGTTTTAAAGCTTTTGAACTATATGATACCTATGGTTTTCCATTAGAACTTACAGAAGAAATTGCTGGAGAAAATAATATCAAAGTTGATATAGAAGGTTTTCAGAGAGAAATGGATGCGCAAAAAGAGAGAGCTAAAGCTGCTTCAAGCAATATTGATTTGACCCTCGAGGGTTCATTAGAACGAGAAATAGATTTATTCAATAAAACTATTTTTAATGGAGAAGATTGCCTGGATTCAGAAGCAAAAATACAAGGTATTTTTCTTGACTCAAATTTAGTAAAGAAGGCATCTGAAGGTCAAAGAGTTCAAATTGTTCTTGATCAAACCTCCTTTTATGGAGAATCAGGTGGCCAAGTTGGAGATAATGGAATAATTTGCTCGACAGATGCAGAGATATTGGTTGATAAAGTTGTTCGTAAAAAAAATGTTTTCTTGCACGATGGAATAGTGAAAAATGGAATATTTACTGTTGGACAAACAATTAAAACTGTTGTTAACCCAGCAAAGAGAGTTAGGGCTTCTGCAAATCATACAGCTACACATTTATTACAATCTGCTCTCAAGGAAGTCGTGAATAAGAATGTTAGTCAAAAAGGTTCATTGGTCGCATTTAATAAATTAAGATTTGATTTTAATGCCTCAAAACCAGTATCAGAAGATCAGATTAGGAAAGTTGAGTCTCTTGTGAATTCTTGGATTATTCAGAATCATCCACTTGTTATCAAAAATATGCCTAAAAGAGAAGCTCTTGAGAAGGGTGCATTAGCAATGTTTGGAGAGAAATATGGTGATGAGGTCAGAGTTGTAGATGTCCCTGGTGTATCGATGGAACTATGTGGCGGTACTCATGTTAAAAACACATCAGAGTTAGGTTGTTTTAAAATTATTAGTGAAGAAGGAATCTCGGCTGGCGTACGCAGAATAGAAGCATTATCAGGACAATCAGCTTTTGACTATTTCAGTGAAAGAAATTTTTTAGTAAATAAACTAAGTGATTTGTTAAAAGCAAATCCAAGTCAACTCTTTGATAGGGTTAATAATCTGCAATCAGAACTCATAAATAAGAATAAAGAGATCCAAAAAATGAAAGATGAAATTGCATATTTTAAATATTCTTCTCTTCATTCATCCGCAGAAATCGTTAATTCTTTTTCAATACTAGTAAATCAAATTGATGGCTTAGATGGAGATTCTTTGCAATCTGCAGCGCTAAATTTAACTTCTCAATTAGGTAATAAATCATTAGTTATTCTTGGTGGGATACCTAATCCAGAAAATAGAAAGTTGTTATTTGTAGTTTCTCTTGGTGATGAAGCTGTAAAAATAGGATTGCATGCAGGTAAATTAATTAATGAAATTGCAAGGATTTGTGCGGGAGGTGGAGGAGGAAAGCCTAACTTTGCTCAAGCAGGTGCTAGAGATATTGATAAGTTAGATTTTGCTTTAGATTATGCTAAAAATCATTTGCAAAAATCATTAGAAAGTTATTCTGATAAATAA